One genomic window of Choristoneura fumiferana chromosome 14, NRCan_CFum_1, whole genome shotgun sequence includes the following:
- the LOC141434933 gene encoding glucose dehydrogenase [FAD, quinone]-like: protein MIGWILLSCLSSLVCLVLEIQTYDGQTRDRVATVKNIRLVLLLEAGDEESIDYDIPGVPTKDYRPILWNYRTERNNFSCLSRPGGSCEVKTGKVLGGSSVTNDMKYTRGSKVDYDGWHKDALGSVDWKFGNLLEYFKASEDNGDYDVLMNSFYHSRGGEMRFQRFKHVDKYIETFATAFAEMGLRTVDINTNVPEAIVLNQFAIFNNTRLSTNNAFLKPVRHRKNLVVITGATVTKIVIDKHEKTVEGVMYEVEKGKERPAYAKREIILAAGAVNNVRVLHLSGIGPKAEMKRLNISMVVNLPVGLNYRDQVTTGGLAFALSDVAPIADSDIINDFKKWFQSRNGNLASRGINQISAFVQLYESENAPDVELSLEGNFIRSDKFLLNNVSVHAAEETQLPMAYYNLVNVYPILLKPKSKGKVTLNRRNPKYGRPIIQANFLKETEDIDTLVDSIDIALQLLDTKEMKKNEIKFAPLDLFPCDRLKNRDQWNCIARHYTKAVSNPVGTCQMGENSTTSVVDFNLRVHGVEGLRIVDASVMPTHVRGGIFAPTMMIAEKASKMLLKDWNENKGHSFNRR, encoded by the exons ATGATCGGTTGGATCTTATTGag CTGTCTGTCTAGCCTAGTCTGTCTAGTTCTTGAGATACAGACCTATGACGGACAGACAAGGGACAGGGTAGCGACAGTAAAGAACATACGCCTC GTTCTCCTTCTCGAGGCGGGAGACGAAGAAAGCATAGACTATGATATACCAGGCGTCCCCACGAAGGACTATAGGCCGATCCTGTGGAACTATAGAACTGAGAGGAATAACTTCTCCTGCCTGTCTAGACCTGGCGGGAGCTGCGAAGTCAAGACTGGAAAG GTTCTGGGAGGTTCATCTGTCACCAATGATATGAAGTACACCCGTGGCTCCAAAGTGGACTATGATGGATGGCATAAGGACGCATTGGGTTCCGTCGATTGGAAATTTGGGAATCTGCTTGAATATTTCAAGGCTTCTGAGGACAATG GTGACTACGACGTATTAATGAACTCTTTTTACCATTCTCGAGGCGGAGAAATGCGTTTCCAAAGATTCAAACACGTCGACAAGTACATAGAGACCTTCGCCACGGCGTTCGCTGAAATGGGTCTTCGTACTGTCGACATAAACACCAATGTCCCTGAAGCTATTGTTTTGAATCAATTCGCTATATTTAACAATACTAGACTCAGTACTAACAATGCTTTTCTAAAGCCTGTAAGACATAGGAAGAATCTGGTAGTTATAACTGGTGCAACTGTTACTAAAATAGTTATTGATAAGCATGAAAAAACGGTAGAAGGTGTAATGTATGAAGTAGAAAAGGGAAAAGAACGTCCTGCGTATGCTAAAAGAGAAATAATTTTAGCGGCTGGAGCTGTTAACAATGTTAGGGTGTTGCATTTGTCTGGTATTGGACCGAAAGCTGAAATGAAGAGGTTGAATATCAGTATGGTTGTGAACTTGCCTGTTGGATTGAATTACAGAGATCAAGTGACAACAGGAGGACTAGCATTTGCCTTAAGTGATGTAGCTCCAATCGCAGATAGTGACATCATCAATGATTTTAAGAAATGGTTTCAAAGCAGAAACGGGAATTTGGCTTCAAGAGGAATAAATCAAATATCTGCTTTTGTGCAGTTGTATGAGAGTGAAAATGCACCTGATGTGGAATTAAGTTTAGAAGGTAACTTTATCAGAAGCGATAAATTCTTACTGAACAATGTAAGTGTTCATGCAGCCGAAGAAACTCAATTACCAATGGCTTATTATAACTTAGTTAATGTTTATCCAATTTTACTGAAACCAAAGAGTAAGGGTAAAGTTACACTGAATAGACGAAACCCCAAATATGGTCGCCCTATAATTCAAGCTAACTTCTTAAAGGAAACTGAAGATATAGATACCTTAGTCGACAGTATAGATATCGCTTTACAATTACTTGATACCaaggaaatgaaaaaaaatgaaataaagtttgCACCTCTGGATCTGTTCCCTTGTGACAGATTGAAGAATAGAGATCAATGGAATTGTATAGCGAGGCATTACACTAAAGCGGTAAGCAATCCTGTTGGAACGTGCCAAATGGGAGAAAATAGCACGACATCGGTGgttgattttaatttaagggTTCATGGTGTAGAAGGTCTCAGGATTGTAGATGCTTCGGTAATGCCTACTCATGTACGTGGAGGCATATTTGCCCCAACAATGATGATAGCAGAAAAAGCTTCAAAAATGTTACTGAAAGACTGGAATGAAAACAAAGGACATTCTTTTAACAGACGATGA